In Methanothrix sp., a genomic segment contains:
- a CDS encoding TIGR00297 family protein encodes MHRKDAVRLAIGLMTLLLPYAGALTLIPLAAAALLERGVRLLAATLGLLLIARPLLSQLDVDLPLYVIAISFVASTFAQLGYRRFDSLAGGIVHLFITVALGYPLATWISAGTIPIESAMFLAVLGGLSGTFLNQASRMRDFAVPFGTAMVMWLFSFHYPFPELEVILIICLFALLLGVGAYWAKAADTAAVISETIVGFLVIIFAGLSWFMLLLVFYLMGGGFTRYGYAKKQKLGIAQSHGGVRGYKNVFSNSLVPLAMAVLYGIYGYELLLYAFVGSVATANGDTLASEIGETSRSKPRMITTLKETEHGVDGGVTLLGEGASLLGALIIAILAAAAGMIEPIGIIIVTAAGFLGTNFDSLLGATLQSRGTLSNNGVNLVATAFGAMAGGVLLHILHIWNVL; translated from the coding sequence ATGCACCGCAAGGACGCCGTCAGGCTGGCCATAGGGCTTATGACACTGCTCCTTCCCTATGCTGGGGCTCTGACGTTGATTCCTCTGGCAGCAGCAGCTCTGCTGGAGAGAGGGGTGCGACTGCTTGCCGCCACTTTGGGACTGCTCCTGATCGCCAGACCCCTCCTCTCCCAACTGGATGTTGATCTTCCTCTGTATGTTATAGCCATATCCTTTGTAGCATCCACCTTTGCCCAACTGGGCTACCGCAGGTTTGACTCCCTGGCAGGCGGCATAGTCCATCTTTTCATCACTGTGGCCCTTGGCTATCCCCTCGCGACCTGGATCTCTGCAGGCACCATTCCCATAGAGAGCGCCATGTTCCTGGCGGTCTTGGGCGGGCTTTCCGGCACGTTTCTCAATCAGGCCTCCAGGATGAGGGACTTTGCCGTTCCATTCGGCACTGCCATGGTCATGTGGCTCTTCTCCTTCCATTATCCATTCCCCGAGCTGGAGGTCATCCTCATCATCTGCCTCTTCGCCCTCCTCTTGGGGGTGGGTGCCTACTGGGCCAAAGCAGCGGACACAGCGGCTGTGATCAGCGAGACCATAGTCGGCTTCCTGGTGATAATCTTCGCCGGCCTGAGCTGGTTCATGCTCCTTTTGGTCTTCTATCTGATGGGTGGGGGATTCACCCGTTATGGATATGCTAAAAAGCAGAAGCTGGGGATAGCCCAATCCCATGGGGGAGTGCGCGGCTACAAGAATGTCTTCAGCAACAGCCTAGTTCCACTGGCCATGGCAGTCCTCTACGGGATATATGGATACGAGCTGCTCTTATATGCTTTCGTGGGCTCTGTGGCAACTGCCAACGGTGATACCCTGGCCAGCGAGATCGGGGAGACCAGTCGCTCCAAGCCGAGGATGATAACCACTCTGAAGGAGACAGAGCATGGTGTGGATGGGGGGGTGACGCTGCTTGGCGAGGGGGCATCTCTCCTGGGCGCTCTCATCATCGCCATCCTGGCGGCGGCCGCCGGGATGATCGAGCCAATCGGAATAATCATTGTGACAGCAGCCGGATTTCTGGGAACCAATTTCGACAGCCTCCTGGGGGCGACCCTGCAGAGCCGGGGCACACTGAGCAACAATGGGGTGAACCTGGTGGCGACTGCCTTCGGAGCCATGGCCGGGGGGGTGCTCTTGCATATCCTGCATATTTGGAATGTCCTTTAA
- the cutA gene encoding divalent cation tolerance protein CutA: protein MIEITEREISLEEMVQRAKGEGSGAIVTFLGTVRDDGIQMMEVEAFHEAAEAEIDLIRSEAMRSFGLLSAQVVHRTGRLAVGESIVAIVCSAPHRAEAFEGCRYIIDELKRRAPIWKKERGENGERWVEASSGNRYGDVENARPQEMNIESGPYRVVLCTASPQNGEEIAKSLVEEHLAACVNISRVKSCYLWDSKLNLEHEELLIIKTKQSSIERIISRIRELHSYELPEIIVLPITSGYGPYLDWISQSVR, encoded by the coding sequence TTGATTGAGATCACAGAGAGGGAGATCTCTTTGGAGGAGATGGTCCAGAGGGCGAAGGGAGAGGGCTCCGGCGCCATTGTCACCTTCCTGGGTACGGTCAGAGATGACGGCATCCAGATGATGGAGGTGGAGGCCTTCCATGAGGCAGCGGAGGCAGAGATCGATCTGATCCGCTCCGAGGCCATGCGCAGCTTCGGCCTGCTCTCGGCCCAGGTGGTCCACCGCACCGGCCGGCTGGCAGTGGGGGAGAGCATAGTGGCCATCGTCTGCTCTGCTCCTCACAGGGCTGAGGCCTTCGAGGGGTGCAGATACATCATCGATGAGCTGAAGAGGAGGGCTCCCATCTGGAAGAAGGAGAGGGGAGAGAATGGCGAGCGCTGGGTGGAAGCGAGCAGCGGAAATCGATATGGAGATGTTGAGAATGCCAGGCCCCAAGAGATGAATATCGAGAGCGGTCCGTACAGGGTGGTGCTCTGCACTGCCTCTCCCCAGAACGGAGAGGAGATAGCAAAATCGCTGGTAGAGGAGCATCTGGCTGCATGCGTTAACATCTCAAGAGTCAAATCCTGTTATCTTTGGGACAGCAAGCTCAATTTGGAGCATGAGGAGCTCTTGATCATAAAGACAAAACAGAGCAGCATTGAGAGGATTATATCGAGGATCAGAGAGCTGCACAGCTATGAGCTTCCCGAGATCATCGTTCTCCCGATAACCAGCGGCTATGGGCCATATCTTGACTGGATATCGCAATCCGTGAGATAG
- a CDS encoding DUF1894 domain-containing protein, producing the protein MSCIEQLKYRLYLERTSFKEARDFIEKNSEEVYYVDPGYKIFKDYYIIGVPPVALGVRGEEVLFTYVKPCHGTFVMGVDSPEEIARLRESEARKIKETLKEGQKRVSAGEGAETKRAIISFGDLYKK; encoded by the coding sequence TTGAGCTGTATTGAGCAGTTGAAGTACAGGCTGTATCTGGAGAGGACATCATTCAAAGAGGCGCGCGACTTCATTGAGAAGAACTCAGAGGAGGTCTATTATGTCGACCCGGGATACAAGATCTTCAAAGATTATTATATCATCGGCGTCCCCCCGGTGGCATTGGGAGTGAGAGGCGAGGAGGTGCTCTTCACCTATGTCAAACCCTGTCACGGCACATTCGTCATGGGCGTTGACTCACCAGAGGAGATCGCCCGGCTGAGGGAGAGCGAGGCCAGGAAGATCAAAGAGACGCTGAAAGAGGGTCAGAAGAGGGTTTCAGCCGGTGAGGGGGCAGAGACTAAGAGAGCCATCATCAGCTTCGGCGATCTATATAAAAAATAA
- a CDS encoding ubiquitin-like small modifier protein 1 yields the protein MMVKVRAFALFREILGKERDMEIPEGSTVLSLLEAIGSISPAFKEQAFDHSGGLEDYVLLMINKKRIDPVNDLSIPLAEGDELAIFPPVAGG from the coding sequence ATGATGGTGAAGGTCAGGGCATTCGCCCTATTTCGAGAGATACTGGGGAAGGAGAGGGATATGGAGATCCCGGAGGGTTCGACTGTTCTCTCCCTCCTGGAGGCCATTGGATCGATATCCCCTGCCTTCAAAGAGCAGGCTTTCGATCATTCAGGGGGGCTTGAGGATTATGTCCTGCTCATGATCAATAAGAAGAGGATTGATCCTGTGAATGATCTCTCCATCCCCTTGGCCGAGGGCGATGAGCTGGCTATCTTCCCCCCAGTGGCAGGAGGCTGA
- a CDS encoding RNA 2'-phosphotransferase — MIKRCPQHGFFRGEHCECGLAGQLILDEAKTEQLGRLVAGGLRHFPHDLGLEMDSLGWVDLPKLGDVVQRRHRWASRDHVLALVQSDPKQRYEISNQRIRARYGHSIDIELDHPESHHSLLYYGASEEEADRILEIGLKSASQRYVHLSTTPGKAWEVAGYRTGNPRVIQVDADLARGEGVKMMTVNDDIVISEKVPAQFLCILSTRDILRPVENRQD; from the coding sequence ATGATCAAACGTTGCCCTCAGCATGGATTTTTCAGGGGAGAGCATTGTGAGTGCGGCCTGGCTGGCCAGCTCATCCTGGATGAGGCCAAGACAGAGCAGTTGGGCAGGCTGGTAGCTGGGGGCCTGAGGCATTTTCCCCATGATCTGGGGCTGGAGATGGACTCCCTGGGCTGGGTTGATCTCCCAAAACTGGGGGATGTGGTGCAGAGAAGACATCGTTGGGCCAGCAGAGATCATGTGCTCGCCCTTGTTCAATCCGATCCCAAGCAGAGATACGAGATCTCAAACCAGAGGATCAGAGCCAGATACGGCCATTCGATAGATATAGAGCTGGACCACCCAGAAAGCCATCATTCCCTGCTCTATTATGGAGCGAGCGAAGAGGAGGCGGACAGAATCCTGGAGATCGGTCTTAAGTCCGCCTCACAGAGATATGTCCACCTCTCCACCACCCCAGGGAAGGCCTGGGAGGTAGCAGGCTATCGCACGGGAAATCCCCGGGTGATTCAGGTGGACGCTGATCTGGCCAGAGGGGAGGGAGTGAAGATGATGACCGTAAACGATGATATCGTCATATCGGAGAAGGTACCAGCCCAGTTTCTCTGCATCCTCTCCACAAGGGATATCCTCCGCCCGGTGGAGAATCGACAAGATTGA
- a CDS encoding HesA/MoeB/ThiF family protein: protein MLSDVERERYSRQIRLFAEEGQERLKKKRVFVAGAGGLGSIVSLYLAALGFGRIRIADCDSVELSNLNRQILHSSSGLGQSKAQSALKTLSDINPEVEVEVLQERISEGSVDRLLQGCDMIMDAMDNFPTRYLLNCAALKRDIPLFHGAISGFQGQATTIVPGRTACLRCIFPRAPPAQTSPSLGPTCGIIGSIQVNEALKFALGRGELLEDRLVLWDGLSSSLDEISCERNLSCPDCGHLQRIERGDR from the coding sequence ATGCTGAGCGATGTCGAGAGGGAGAGGTACTCCCGCCAGATCCGCCTCTTTGCTGAGGAAGGTCAGGAGAGGCTCAAGAAAAAAAGGGTCTTCGTAGCAGGAGCAGGCGGATTGGGCTCGATCGTCTCACTGTATCTGGCGGCCCTGGGCTTTGGCAGGATTCGCATAGCGGACTGCGACTCTGTTGAACTGAGCAACCTCAACCGGCAGATCCTTCATAGCAGCTCGGGCCTGGGTCAGAGCAAGGCTCAGTCAGCTCTCAAGACCCTGAGCGATATCAATCCGGAGGTGGAGGTGGAGGTCTTGCAGGAGAGGATATCAGAGGGGAGCGTCGACCGGCTCTTGCAGGGCTGTGACATGATCATGGATGCCATGGACAACTTCCCCACCAGGTATCTGCTGAACTGCGCGGCACTGAAGAGAGATATACCCCTGTTCCACGGCGCTATCAGCGGATTTCAGGGCCAGGCGACGACCATTGTGCCGGGAAGAACGGCCTGCTTGCGCTGCATCTTCCCCCGCGCTCCGCCGGCACAGACATCCCCCTCCCTGGGCCCGACCTGCGGGATCATCGGCTCCATTCAGGTTAATGAGGCCCTCAAGTTCGCCCTGGGCAGAGGAGAGCTTCTGGAGGACCGCCTCGTTCTCTGGGATGGCCTCTCCTCCTCCCTGGATGAGATCTCCTGTGAGAGGAATTTGAGCTGCCCGGACTGCGGCCACCTCCAAAGGATTGAGCGCGGCGATCGATGA
- the ribH gene encoding 6,7-dimethyl-8-ribityllumazine synthase, giving the protein MAKLGFVVSEFNRDITYQMELLGREHAQFLGADVSAVVYVPGVFDMPIAAKKMLSREDIDAVVTIGCVIQGDTAHDEVVANHAARKLMDLSLEFNKPVTLGITGPKMSRPDAQKRVDYSKRAVEAAVKLLQRLGGD; this is encoded by the coding sequence ATGGCAAAACTTGGTTTCGTTGTCTCGGAGTTCAATAGGGACATCACCTATCAGATGGAGCTTTTGGGCAGGGAGCATGCCCAGTTCCTGGGTGCAGATGTCTCGGCGGTGGTTTATGTCCCTGGGGTTTTTGACATGCCGATAGCGGCAAAAAAGATGCTCAGTCGCGAGGATATCGATGCCGTGGTGACAATCGGCTGCGTGATACAGGGGGATACTGCCCATGACGAGGTTGTGGCCAATCATGCCGCTCGCAAGCTGATGGATCTCTCTTTGGAATTCAACAAGCCCGTAACACTGGGCATCACCGGCCCCAAGATGTCCCGGCCGGATGCACAAAAGAGGGTCGACTACTCCAAAAGAGCCGTCGAGGCAGCAGTCAAGCTCCTGCAAAGGCTCGGCGGGGATTAG
- the ilvE gene encoding branched-chain-amino-acid transaminase, whose amino-acid sequence MNLIYLDGEFVPAERAAVSVFDHGFLYGDGVFEGIRAYGGRVFRLEDHVQRLFDSAQAIMLSIPLSQEEMALAIRETLRKNNLRDAYVRPIVSRGYGDLGLDPLKCKKPTVIIIAVEWGAMYGNLYEVGLTAISVSVRRNAPDALPPNIKSLNYLNNILAKIEANVKGGNEAIILDSQGRISEGSGDNIFVIKNGKVYTPHTLNNLKGITREAAIELALKNGLEVIQTDLGLFDLYTGDEVFVTGTAAEIAPVTKIDGRVIGSGKPGPITKKLMAAFKELTMNSGTPI is encoded by the coding sequence ATGAATCTTATTTATCTTGATGGCGAGTTTGTTCCGGCGGAAAGGGCTGCGGTCTCTGTCTTCGATCATGGGTTTCTGTATGGGGATGGGGTCTTCGAGGGCATAAGAGCCTATGGGGGACGGGTCTTCCGGCTGGAGGATCATGTCCAGAGGTTATTTGATTCTGCTCAGGCGATCATGCTCTCCATTCCTCTGAGCCAGGAGGAGATGGCCCTGGCGATCAGAGAGACCCTGCGCAAGAACAACCTGCGCGATGCTTACGTCCGCCCCATAGTCTCCAGAGGATATGGTGACCTCGGGCTGGATCCCCTGAAATGCAAGAAGCCCACGGTTATCATCATTGCTGTTGAGTGGGGGGCGATGTACGGAAATCTGTATGAGGTCGGCCTGACCGCCATCAGCGTCTCTGTTCGCAGGAATGCCCCTGATGCTCTGCCCCCGAATATCAAGAGCCTCAATTACCTGAACAACATCCTGGCCAAGATCGAGGCCAATGTCAAAGGGGGAAATGAGGCCATCATCCTCGACTCTCAGGGCAGAATCTCAGAGGGGAGCGGAGACAATATATTTGTCATAAAGAACGGCAAGGTCTACACCCCCCATACCCTCAACAACCTGAAGGGGATAACCAGAGAGGCGGCCATAGAGCTGGCATTGAAGAACGGGCTGGAGGTCATCCAGACCGATCTGGGGCTCTTCGATCTTTACACCGGGGATGAGGTCTTCGTCACTGGCACTGCCGCAGAGATTGCTCCCGTCACCAAGATCGATGGCCGGGTCATAGGCAGCGGCAAGCCCGGGCCGATAACAAAGAAGCTCATGGCGGCATTCAAGGAGCTGACAATGAACTCGGGGACACCTATCTGA
- the mptA gene encoding GTP cyclohydrolase MptA: MGLDVLPDIQACVPDFPFNLTRVGVTGVKKLIKIERGGDERPVVLISDFEVFVDLPSDRKGANLSRNFEAIDEVLEDAINRPVYVIEELCGEIAKRLLARHEYATRAEVKMKSEYIVRRQTPFTRATCQEVVDIFAEAVARAGPAGYLRKTVGAEVMGMTACPCAQEIMKEQAKSELLKAGLSEDAALDLLTRLPMATHNQRGRGSISIEVRDRRCVSIDRIINIIEESMSSKVYGLLKRPDEALVVSRAHSNPRFVEDCVRTMAQKTVEAFCDLPDDAAVTLKQINEESIHQHNAFAERTATMGELRAELASLKV, from the coding sequence ATGGGCTTGGACGTCCTTCCTGATATTCAAGCCTGTGTGCCAGATTTTCCCTTCAATCTGACCAGAGTGGGCGTTACCGGCGTCAAGAAGCTTATCAAGATCGAGAGGGGAGGCGACGAGAGGCCAGTGGTCCTTATATCCGATTTCGAGGTCTTCGTCGACCTTCCATCCGATCGCAAGGGCGCCAACCTCTCCCGGAACTTCGAGGCCATAGATGAGGTCTTAGAGGATGCCATAAACCGGCCGGTCTATGTGATCGAGGAGCTATGCGGCGAGATCGCCAAGAGGCTCCTTGCCCGGCATGAGTATGCCACCCGGGCAGAGGTGAAGATGAAAAGCGAGTATATCGTCCGCAGACAGACCCCCTTCACCAGGGCCACCTGCCAGGAGGTGGTGGACATATTCGCCGAGGCTGTGGCAAGGGCAGGGCCCGCTGGCTACCTGAGAAAGACTGTGGGGGCAGAGGTCATGGGGATGACTGCCTGTCCCTGTGCGCAGGAGATCATGAAAGAGCAGGCTAAAAGCGAGCTGCTGAAGGCCGGCCTCTCTGAAGATGCCGCTTTGGACCTCTTGACCCGGCTGCCCATGGCCACCCATAACCAGCGGGGCAGGGGCAGCATCTCAATAGAGGTGCGTGACCGGCGCTGCGTCTCCATCGACAGGATCATAAATATCATCGAGGAGTCCATGAGCTCCAAGGTCTATGGCCTGCTCAAAAGACCGGATGAGGCACTGGTGGTCAGCCGGGCGCACAGCAATCCCAGGTTCGTAGAGGACTGTGTCAGGACCATGGCACAAAAGACAGTGGAGGCCTTCTGCGATCTGCCCGATGATGCCGCAGTGACCCTCAAGCAGATCAATGAGGAGAGCATCCATCAACATAATGCCTTCGCAGAGAGGACTGCCACCATGGGCGAGCTGCGCGCAGAGCTGGCCAGTCTGAAGGTTTAA
- a CDS encoding MoaD/ThiS family protein, with product MLIEMPDGSRLELEVKDHRIEDILRELQINSEEVIVAKNGQIVVEEETAGGLDVLKIVRIVHGG from the coding sequence ATGCTGATCGAAATGCCTGATGGAAGCAGATTGGAATTGGAAGTGAAAGATCATCGCATCGAGGATATTCTGAGGGAGCTACAGATAAACTCAGAGGAGGTAATCGTGGCTAAGAACGGCCAGATAGTGGTGGAGGAGGAGACTGCAGGTGGCCTGGATGTGCTGAAGATAGTGCGAATAGTGCATGGCGGCTAG
- a CDS encoding pyridoxal phosphate-dependent aminotransferase — MVSARLASIQESTTLKISAMAKKLTASGLDIIDMGVGEPDFDTPKHIVEAGCNSIQMGETHYAPTGGIPELRQTIAEKLSRENRVPAGAEDVIVTPGAKMAVFASVQALLQEGDECILIGPSWVSYEPSVAFAGGSVLWGKVDENFMPQDIAEVIGPRTRLIIVNSPTNPTGAVFDRGVLEEIRDLAVDHDLFVISDEIYEKIIYDHEHISIASLPGMVDRTVTINGFSKAYAMTGWRLGYLTGPKETMKWVIRLLSHSVSQATTFVQRAGVAALQGPQDDVEMMVAEFRARRDVLVRGLEELGIPCSKPGGAFYVFPDLSAYGGGDLFTERLLKEALIAATPGSAFGPGGADYVRLSYATSQNRIHQALERIEKIL; from the coding sequence ATGGTCTCCGCGCGATTGGCCTCCATTCAGGAGTCAACCACACTGAAGATCTCAGCCATGGCCAAGAAGCTCACTGCCAGCGGCCTGGATATCATTGATATGGGAGTTGGCGAGCCGGACTTCGATACCCCCAAGCATATCGTCGAGGCGGGATGCAACTCCATCCAGATGGGTGAGACCCATTATGCACCAACCGGTGGGATTCCCGAGCTGCGCCAGACGATAGCTGAAAAGCTCTCCCGGGAGAACCGGGTCCCTGCCGGGGCAGAGGATGTGATAGTGACGCCGGGAGCGAAGATGGCCGTCTTTGCCTCCGTCCAGGCCCTCTTGCAGGAGGGCGATGAGTGCATATTGATAGGCCCCTCCTGGGTGAGCTATGAGCCCAGTGTGGCCTTCGCCGGCGGCTCAGTGCTCTGGGGCAAGGTGGATGAGAATTTCATGCCTCAGGATATCGCAGAGGTCATTGGCCCCAGGACCCGGCTGATCATAGTCAACTCTCCCACCAACCCCACCGGAGCGGTCTTTGATCGAGGGGTGCTGGAGGAGATCCGCGACCTGGCAGTGGACCACGATCTGTTTGTGATCTCCGATGAGATATATGAGAAGATAATCTATGACCATGAGCACATAAGCATAGCTTCACTGCCGGGGATGGTGGATCGAACGGTCACCATCAATGGATTCTCCAAGGCCTATGCCATGACCGGCTGGCGTCTGGGCTATCTGACCGGTCCCAAGGAGACGATGAAGTGGGTGATCAGGCTTCTGTCCCATTCAGTATCCCAGGCCACCACATTCGTTCAGCGGGCAGGGGTTGCCGCCCTTCAGGGGCCGCAGGATGATGTTGAGATGATGGTGGCGGAGTTTCGCGCCCGGCGGGATGTTCTGGTCAGAGGCCTTGAGGAGCTGGGAATTCCCTGCAGCAAACCGGGTGGCGCTTTTTATGTGTTCCCGGATCTCTCCGCCTACGGGGGAGGGGATCTGTTCACAGAGAGATTGCTCAAAGAGGCGCTCATCGCCGCCACACCTGGATCTGCCTTCGGTCCGGGGGGAGCAGATTACGTTCGCCTCTCCTATGCCACCAGCCAGAACCGGATCCATCAGGCTCTGGAGAGGATAGAGAAGATCCTGTGA
- a CDS encoding pyrroline-5-carboxylate reductase: MTDFGIIGTGHLGSMLAEASIRRGAIEKERLWVSNRSQKKALRLAEELGVRAANNHEVAKRSDIIFLCVRPMDLEEVISEIHEHLTPDKLVVSMAMDFPLSRIQGLCQARTARAIPSITSSKGLGVTLLVLSDDASEDDRSQLFRLFRAIGWPAEVTEEQLDVLSDLTSCGPAYICALLREFALEASRRDEKLDRDQAEKLIRKTLIGTAALLEDMSFDELIFMVATEGGITEEGVRVIKAHSQELFRSLFLATSARHRQVKDEIGDLKG, translated from the coding sequence ATGACGGACTTCGGCATAATCGGCACCGGCCACCTGGGGAGCATGCTGGCAGAAGCATCCATCCGCAGGGGAGCGATAGAAAAAGAGAGGCTCTGGGTGAGCAATCGCAGTCAAAAGAAGGCCTTGAGACTGGCAGAGGAGCTGGGGGTGAGGGCAGCAAATAATCATGAGGTGGCGAAGAGGTCGGATATCATATTTCTCTGCGTGCGGCCTATGGATCTGGAGGAGGTGATATCTGAGATCCATGAGCATCTCACCCCAGATAAGCTGGTGGTCTCGATGGCGATGGACTTTCCCCTCTCCCGGATACAAGGGCTATGCCAGGCCAGGACCGCCCGCGCCATTCCCAGCATCACCAGCAGCAAGGGGCTGGGAGTTACCCTTCTGGTCCTGAGCGATGATGCTTCAGAGGATGACAGATCTCAGCTATTCAGACTCTTCCGGGCTATCGGCTGGCCGGCGGAGGTGACAGAAGAGCAGCTCGATGTGCTATCCGATCTCACCAGTTGCGGGCCGGCATATATCTGTGCCCTCCTCAGGGAGTTCGCCCTTGAAGCCTCCCGGAGGGATGAGAAGTTAGATAGAGATCAGGCTGAGAAGCTGATCAGGAAGACCCTGATCGGGACGGCAGCTCTCCTGGAGGATATGAGCTTTGATGAGCTGATCTTCATGGTGGCGACAGAGGGAGGGATAACCGAGGAGGGGGTAAGAGTGATCAAAGCCCATTCACAAGAGCTGTTCCGATCGCTCTTCTTGGCGACCTCTGCCAGGCACCGGCAGGTGAAAGATGAAATAGGCGATCTGAAGGGATAA
- a CDS encoding prephenate dehydrogenase/arogenate dehydrogenase family protein: MVRILILGGTGETGSWFARYFREKGWEVAVWGPSGRVEVAERLGVHYAHDMMAEVERSDVLLISVPIEKTVDVIRQVAPRMRPGSLIMDVTSVKSGPVRAMKTYAPQGVEVLGTHPMFGPTMPSLSGQTVILTPVEKKTGVWLERIRSLFEADGAKIEILQAEEHDEIMAVVQALTHFAYISIGAALKALDFDVQRSQRFMSPVYEIMIDFVGRILDQSPDLYASIQMNPKAALARQAFVAESMRLCEKADAGDVEGFKQTMREAALHYGGTHEALLRSDRVINARIRDKGRD, from the coding sequence ATGGTGCGCATACTGATACTGGGGGGGACGGGCGAGACCGGCTCCTGGTTCGCCCGCTATTTCAGAGAAAAGGGATGGGAGGTGGCGGTCTGGGGGCCGAGCGGGAGGGTGGAGGTTGCCGAACGCCTGGGGGTGCACTATGCCCATGATATGATGGCAGAGGTTGAGAGGAGCGATGTGCTCTTGATCAGCGTTCCTATTGAGAAGACAGTGGATGTCATCCGTCAGGTTGCTCCTCGCATGCGCCCAGGCAGTCTGATCATGGATGTGACCTCAGTCAAATCCGGGCCGGTGAGGGCGATGAAGACCTATGCTCCCCAGGGGGTGGAGGTGCTGGGTACCCATCCCATGTTCGGGCCCACCATGCCCTCCCTCTCCGGCCAGACGGTCATCCTCACCCCGGTGGAGAAGAAGACAGGAGTGTGGCTGGAGAGGATCAGATCCCTCTTCGAGGCGGACGGAGCGAAGATCGAGATCCTGCAAGCAGAGGAGCATGATGAGATCATGGCAGTGGTACAGGCGCTGACCCACTTCGCCTATATCAGCATTGGGGCGGCTCTGAAGGCCCTGGACTTTGATGTTCAGAGGTCGCAGAGGTTCATGTCACCAGTCTATGAGATCATGATCGACTTTGTGGGCAGAATACTGGACCAGAGCCCGGATCTTTATGCATCCATTCAGATGAATCCAAAAGCGGCTCTCGCCCGGCAGGCCTTTGTGGCGGAGAGCATGAGGCTTTGCGAAAAAGCAGACGCCGGAGATGTAGAGGGCTTCAAGCAGACGATGAGGGAAGCAGCCCTTCATTACGGCGGGACCCATGAGGCCCTTCTGAGGTCGGACCGGGTGATCAATGCTCGGATCAGGGATAAAGGACGGGATTAA
- a CDS encoding undecaprenyl diphosphate synthase family protein, with protein sequence MISRLYEQLLEMRISKGTLPSCIAIVLSSGDLIEEGLCRLKEMIEWSGSIGLSSLVLYINDTEPSLCQKIADSLHSSPAQISLHTADEDLLTGLGGSLKVAVSLGYGGKREVTEAFRDLLREVEEGRLDPEHINEEAIESRLRFSQKPDLVIRAGGKQLSDFMIWQAAYSELYFTDVNWPKLRKIDFLRAIRDYQGRERRFGR encoded by the coding sequence ATGATCTCTCGCCTTTATGAGCAGCTTTTGGAGATGCGCATATCCAAGGGCACTCTTCCCAGCTGCATCGCCATCGTCCTCAGCTCCGGGGACCTCATCGAGGAGGGGCTCTGCAGGCTCAAGGAGATGATCGAGTGGAGCGGATCTATCGGCCTCTCCTCCCTCGTCCTTTATATAAATGACACAGAGCCATCGCTCTGCCAGAAGATTGCTGATTCTCTACACAGTTCTCCTGCTCAGATCTCTTTGCATACAGCAGATGAGGATCTGCTCACAGGCCTGGGGGGAAGCTTGAAGGTGGCCGTCTCCCTGGGCTATGGGGGGAAAAGAGAGGTGACAGAGGCATTTCGAGATCTGCTCAGAGAGGTGGAGGAGGGGAGGCTGGATCCTGAGCATATCAATGAGGAGGCGATAGAGTCCCGCCTCCGCTTCTCTCAAAAACCTGATCTGGTGATAAGGGCGGGAGGAAAACAGTTGAGCGATTTCATGATCTGGCAGGCGGCCTACTCGGAGCTGTATTTTACCGATGTAAACTGGCCCAAGCTGCGCAAGATCGATTTTCTCCGTGCCATTAGAGATTATCAGGGACGGGAGAGGCGTTTTGGCCGCTGA
- a CDS encoding DUF1890 domain-containing protein produces MTEGKKALLVMGCPEVPVQISIVIYLAHRLERAGWDVTVAGTNAPIRQLRAADPEKYYVKKSVDLDWIIQEIVEKRMDYDACFAFMHSDAGMAYGATFSAISKAKHYAVVFGRNAEALGESIEYPAEKIVAVATHNPGPLMRKIDKVVI; encoded by the coding sequence ATGACTGAAGGCAAAAAGGCGCTGTTGGTGATGGGCTGCCCGGAGGTGCCGGTGCAGATCAGCATTGTGATCTACCTCGCTCATAGGCTGGAAAGAGCAGGCTGGGATGTGACAGTGGCAGGAACGAATGCCCCGATCAGACAGCTGAGAGCCGCCGACCCGGAGAAGTATTATGTGAAAAAGAGTGTAGACCTGGATTGGATCATACAGGAGATCGTGGAGAAGAGGATGGACTACGACGCCTGCTTTGCTTTCATGCATAGCGATGCCGGCATGGCCTATGGGGCCACATTCAGCGCCATATCCAAGGCCAAGCATTATGCAGTGGTCTTCGGCAGGAATGCCGAGGCACTGGGGGAGAGCATAGAGTATCCAGCAGAGAAGATCGTGGCTGTAGCGACTCACAATCCTGGGCCCCTGATGAGAAAGATAGACAAGGTGGTAATTTGA